The sequence CGATCAGCTTCAGCACGGGCGCGTCGACGAACGTGCTCGCGCACAGCGCGGCGGCCGCCACGACCAGCGCACCGGCCACATAGGGAATGCGGTTGTGCGAGCGATTCGCGACGCGCGCCCATCCGAGCATCACGACTGCGCCGATTGCATAGGGGATCGCCGTGAGCCAGCCCACGACCGAGTGCGCGACGCCGAATTGCTTGATGATTTGCGGCATCCACAGGCCGACGCCAAGCGACCCGACGATGCCGCAGAAGTTGACGAACGCGAGCACGAACACGCGCCAGTTGGTCATCGCATCGCGCAGCGTGCTGCCGTGACGTGCGCCGATGTCGCCCTGTTCAAGGGCAAGACGCTTCGCCAGCGACGACTTCTCTTCGTCGGTGAGCCACTTCGCTTTTTCGGGACGATCGGCCAGCACGAACAGGCAGGCGATGCCGAGCAACACGGCCGGTCCGCCTTCGATCAGCAGCAACCACTGCCAGCTGCGCAGTCCATGCAGGCCGCCGAGTTCGAGCAACGTGCCCGACACGGGCGAGCCGATCATATTCGCGACGGGGATGCCGACCAGGAACGCAGCCGTCACTTTCGCGCGCCACTTGCCTGGGAACCAGTGCGTGAAATACAGGTAGATCCCTGGCGTGAAGCCCGCTTCGGCGAGTCCAAGCAGAAAGCGCGCGGCGGCAAAGCTCTTCGGGCCGACGACGAACGCAGTCGCCATCGAAAAGAGACCCCACGTGATCATGATGCGTGCGATCCACACCCGCGCACCGACCTTATGCATGATCAGGTTGCTCGGAATTTCGAACAGGAAATAACCGATAAAGAAAAGTCCTGCCCCGAGGCCAAACTGCTCGGACGTCAGACCGAGGTCCTTGTTCATCGTCAGCGCAGCGAAGCCGACATTGGTCCGGTCGAGATAGCTGATGACGTAGCAGATGAAGATGAATGGCAGGATTCGCCGGAACGCCTTGGCGAGCGTGCGCTCACTGGCCGCGTAGTCCTCGCCGGCGATGCCGGCAACGGGTGGCGTTTCTGTCTGACGCGCGGCGCCGTCGGCGCTCAGGGTGTGCGACATGGTCATGCTTGCTCCTCCATCGCGCTTCTGTCGGCGCACATGTATTGCTGTATCGGACGTTCGCGCCCGGCGCCCGATCAGACGGTTCGCCCGGCCTGCTTCGGCAGCGGCCCGGCGATCGTCATTTCAGCCTTGAGAACCGTGCCCGAAACGGACTCGGTCATGAACAGCGTCTTCATGTCCGCGCCGCCGAAACAGAGATTCGTGAGCGAAGCGCCTTCCGGGCTCGTCAGAATCTCAACGGGTTCGGCGCGATGGTTCAGCACCCACGCGCGGCCCAGTCCCGGATTCGCGACGAAGAGTCGCCCTTGCGTGTCGATGGTCAGTCCGTCCGGACCGCTCGGACCATACGACGTGAAGAACTGCCCGACCTTGCTGACGGAACCATCTGCCTGAAGCGGCACGCGCCACACGCAGTTGCCGCGCGTCATACCGACAAAGAGAATCCTTTCGTCGGGCGACAGCACGAGTCCGTTGGGGCTCGGGCAATTGCCGAGCAGCAGGTCGAGCTTGCCGTCCGCCGACAGCCGGTACACACGTCCCGTCGGATCGTGCAGTCCCGTTTGCCCCTGGTCGGTGAAGTACAGGTTACCGTTCGAATCGAAGGTGAGATCGTTCACGCCCCGGAAGCGCTCGGAATTGCGCCGCTCGAGAAACGGGCGCACTTCGCCGCGCGCGATGTCGAGCAGCATCAGGCCATTGCGATAGTCGGTGATGAGCAGATGCGCGTCGTCGAAGCGCTTCATTCCGTTCGGCTCGCCGTCGTATTGCACGACGAGTTCCCACTCGCCCGACAGCGAAATCCGGAAAACGCGGCCGTGCGGAATATCCGTGACGAACAGATAGCCCGCCGGGTCCCACACGGGGCCTTCGAGAAACGAGTCCGTGGCGAGGCCGCCGCGATTGGCGCGCGCCCAATCGGTCTGGACGTCGGCTTTGCGGAATGGGTCCGGCATACGCGTGAAGACTTCGGCGGTGCGTATTTCGGGCGAGGTGAGATAGAACATGATGAAGCTTCTCGTGCGGACGTCAGGCTGCGTTGCGGGCGTGTTCCTCGACGGCGGCGAGAACATTGGCGGCGGCGCCCTTACCCATGTTCACGTACGCGGCATCGCTCACGCCGCCGATATGCGGCGACAGGATCGTGTTCGGGATCTGCTGGAACGGATGCGGCTGCGTCATCGGTTCGACGTCGAAGCTGTCGAGACCGGCAAAGCGCAACTGGCCGCTGGCGAGCGCCTCGGCGAGCGCCGCTTCGTCGATCAGACCGCCGCGTGCGGTGTTGACGAGAATTGCGCCGCGCCTGAATCGCGCCAGCGTGTCGCGGTTGAGCATCTGGCGGTTGTCCGCTGTCAGCGGGCAATGCAGCGAAACGATGTCGGAAGCGGCGTACAACTCGTCGAGCGACACCCGCTTCACGCCGGCGGGCACTTCGTTCGCGTACGGATCGAACGCGAGCACGTTCATGCCGAACGCCGCACCGATTGCTGCGACGCGCCGGCCGATCGCGCCCAGTCCGACGAGGCCAAGGGTGCGCCCGTCCAGCTCGACGGACTTGTGCGTGGATTTGTCCCAGTGGCCTTCGCGCATGCGTGCGTCGAGTTGCGGCACGGACTTCGCGCACGCGAGAATCAGCGCCCATGCATGCTCCGCGACGGCCGCCGCGTTGGCGCCCACGGCGGCGCGCACCGCAATACCGCGTGCGGCCGCCGCTGCCTGATCGATCACGTCGATGCCGCTGCCATGCTTGGAAATCACCTGGAGGTTTTCGGCGGCATCCATGATGCGGGCGTTCACCTTGCCGTATCGGACGATGATCGCCACCGGCTTGTGCTGCTCACAGAGCGCCACGATGTCGTCTTCCGTCGGCTGCTTGCCCGCGAACACGACGTCGAAGTGGCTCAGCATATCAAGTGCTTGCGGCGCGAGATCGGCAGCCGTCACGAGGACGACGGGTTTGTGCGAAGCCGTCTGCATCACAGCACCTCGCCTTCGGCCAGCATGCCCGCTGCACGCAGTTCTTTCTCGATCCAGCCCGGACGCACGTCACCCCTGTGAATCGCTGCAATGCGCGCCGTTTCCATCTCCAGCTTTTTCTGCGCGAGATCGATGATGCGCGCAACGTCGTTACGCGGAATTACGACCACGCCGTCCGCGTCGCCCACAATGAGATCGCCCGGGTGGATGGCCGTGTTGCCCGCCGAAATCGGCGCATTCACGCGGCCTGCGACACTTTTGGTCGGGCCGCAGGGGTTCAGGCCGGCCGCGAAGATCGGGTAGCCGCCGCTCGCCAGTTCATGCGCATCACGCACGGCGCCGTCGATGACGATGCCCGCGATACCGCTCGCCTTGGCCTGCGTTGCCATGATTTCGCCGATCAGCGCGCATGAGAGATCGCCCTTGCCGTCGACGACGATCACGTCGCCCGGCTTCGCGATGGACAGCGCGGCGTGAATGGCGAGGTTGTCGCCGGGACGTACTTCGACCGTGACGGCCGGACCCGCGACTTTCATCGTCGGCGACAACGGCTTGACCCGGCCATGGAGCGTGCCGCGACGGCCAGCGACGTCAGCGAGGATAGCGGCCTGGTAACG is a genomic window of Paraburkholderia sp. PREW-6R containing:
- a CDS encoding MFS transporter, with translation MTMSHTLSADGAARQTETPPVAGIAGEDYAASERTLAKAFRRILPFIFICYVISYLDRTNVGFAALTMNKDLGLTSEQFGLGAGLFFIGYFLFEIPSNLIMHKVGARVWIARIMITWGLFSMATAFVVGPKSFAAARFLLGLAEAGFTPGIYLYFTHWFPGKWRAKVTAAFLVGIPVANMIGSPVSGTLLELGGLHGLRSWQWLLLIEGGPAVLLGIACLFVLADRPEKAKWLTDEEKSSLAKRLALEQGDIGARHGSTLRDAMTNWRVFVLAFVNFCGIVGSLGVGLWMPQIIKQFGVAHSVVGWLTAIPYAIGAVVMLGWARVANRSHNRIPYVAGALVVAAAALCASTFVDAPVLKLIALCFTVSGILAFQATYWAIPSSFLTGRAAAGGLALIVSVGNLGGFVGPSMIGALKQLSGGFTVPLLAVSGVLLLGAVTIAWLGDPGADAGEAPTAHDV
- a CDS encoding SMP-30/gluconolactonase/LRE family protein — translated: MFYLTSPEIRTAEVFTRMPDPFRKADVQTDWARANRGGLATDSFLEGPVWDPAGYLFVTDIPHGRVFRISLSGEWELVVQYDGEPNGMKRFDDAHLLITDYRNGLMLLDIARGEVRPFLERRNSERFRGVNDLTFDSNGNLYFTDQGQTGLHDPTGRVYRLSADGKLDLLLGNCPSPNGLVLSPDERILFVGMTRGNCVWRVPLQADGSVSKVGQFFTSYGPSGPDGLTIDTQGRLFVANPGLGRAWVLNHRAEPVEILTSPEGASLTNLCFGGADMKTLFMTESVSGTVLKAEMTIAGPLPKQAGRTV
- a CDS encoding NAD(P)-dependent oxidoreductase, with protein sequence MQTASHKPVVLVTAADLAPQALDMLSHFDVVFAGKQPTEDDIVALCEQHKPVAIIVRYGKVNARIMDAAENLQVISKHGSGIDVIDQAAAAARGIAVRAAVGANAAAVAEHAWALILACAKSVPQLDARMREGHWDKSTHKSVELDGRTLGLVGLGAIGRRVAAIGAAFGMNVLAFDPYANEVPAGVKRVSLDELYAASDIVSLHCPLTADNRQMLNRDTLARFRRGAILVNTARGGLIDEAALAEALASGQLRFAGLDSFDVEPMTQPHPFQQIPNTILSPHIGGVSDAAYVNMGKGAAANVLAAVEEHARNAA
- a CDS encoding RraA family protein — its product is MSTHAAASSAINRTIERVSPELVEAAARYQAAILADVAGRRGTLHGRVKPLSPTMKVAGPAVTVEVRPGDNLAIHAALSIAKPGDVIVVDGKGDLSCALIGEIMATQAKASGIAGIVIDGAVRDAHELASGGYPIFAAGLNPCGPTKSVAGRVNAPISAGNTAIHPGDLIVGDADGVVVIPRNDVARIIDLAQKKLEMETARIAAIHRGDVRPGWIEKELRAAGMLAEGEVL